The Calypte anna isolate BGI_N300 chromosome 9, bCalAnn1_v1.p, whole genome shotgun sequence sequence gctgcacCTGGAAATACCAAGGGATGGCCCTAGGCAAGGGGGAGAGGGCAGACTGCCAGAGCCTTAGGGTCCCTgtgctggtggggagggggtggtgtCGGCAagagctggtgctgggaaaGGGTCCTAGTCCcaccagctgcttcccagcacttGGCACATGTGTGCTGGCAGCACCCGGCACAATGGCGGCTCTGAGGCACTCCAGAGCCAGGCCTGGCGCCGGCACAGCCCCAGTGGGGCCACCGGCTgtgggcagctggagctgcacagggatggagctggatgGTCCTTGGCAGCCCTGGCCACCCTGCCTGACACCCACacccctccagcacctccacccGGAGCAGGCACCCTTCTTGTCCCAGGGGTCTCAAGGTGGTGGCCCCATGGGGTGCTGTCACAGCACAGCGCAGGTGGGACACTCCAGTAACTCCCTCCAGAAGGgtccacagcactgctggggcgCCATGGGCGCGGTGGCTAGGGTCTTGGTGGGCCGTGGTGCTGGGGCCAGGTGGTGCCTGTCATGGGGCGTTGCAATGGGCCCTGGGCAGCACTCCTGCCCCACGCAGCTACCCCATTGTCTGACAGCCGCATTATCCGCTGCCTGCTCGAGGCTTTGAACATGAGCTGGGCTCCGGGTGGCAGGAAGGAGCCTCTGCTCTCTGGGGGTGGGGttgaggaataaaaaaatcacatgtcCCAGCCCCCActtcccaccacctcccaggcaccccaaaaccccccttcttcccccatGCAGGCACCCTCCTCTCTCCAAAAAGACCCCCCCCTCAACTAACCCTCCCCGGAGTGGGATACAGAGAGCTGTCGGCCTCCCCAAAGCTTTGTGCCGACCGAGGCTTTCCCCGTGACTAATCCCCCCGGCCTTGCACACACGCggcggggtgggggggggcTGTCGTAATGGGTGGAAATATCTCATAATTCACATTGGACATGGGGATTACAGCCATTCCGGCAATATTTGCACAACTGGTAGGCGGCTTAGAGGGCTGGGCTGCCCCAGACGAAGGCTGGGGGGCCTGGAGGTGGAGGGGATTTTGGGGGTGGCAGGTACAGTGAGGGGGTTACAGCCTTGTATGGGGgccggggggtggggggagagcaATAGGGAGGGAATGgctgttttctgtctgaaaacaCATGGAGTTTATTACGGAGAGCATGTTGCTGGCATGATGGGGATGGCTGGGCTGGGCCATCATCCCAGCCTGCTGTGGTGGGCACAGCTTGGGGAACGGATGGAGACCCCAGATCAGCCTCATCTGCCAGGCTAAGCGGATCCCAGACATGCCTCAGGGGGACCATGACGacttccagtgctctgtcagcTCCATAAAACTCTGCTTACAGGAGAACCCAAAGGTGCTGGTATCCTCCTGGTCCCAAATGTCCCCTCCTCAAAGGCCTTGTGGGGTGATCCCAGAGGGAGGAAGGCGGGAGGCgtgcagggcacaggggagcTGTGTTTGGCATGGGGATTAGCAAGCTCCCAGAGCGATGGTggtctcccccctccccaccggaCATGCAGGCAAATATTTGTGCCCAGACTTCGCAGGACAGCGAGAAGGAATTTCATTCTTGCGCCCACCTGCGGTTCAGCAGCCTGGCATTAACCCCTTCGCCGCCCTATGGGTTGAAGGAAAAGGGGCAAGGTGCCTTCTCAGCAACCACCCTGCCCACAAGCAAGGTGGTGAGCTGGGCAGAGGAACAATATGTGGAAAGGGAGTACGGTGCATTCATTCTGGATACTGGCAGGGCCCCTGGCACAAGACACCATCTGGAGGATTTGCCTGTGGACATCCTCCAGGCAGCACCAGTAGCTTGCGAAAAGGATGCCAGGCAGTATGTAGTCTGCCAGGAATGGGGAAACGTGGAGAAAACCCTGTCAGGCTTCACCCCTAGCTATGCCACCCTGGCCAAGGTGCCCTTTGCCCAGCAGCTACATGGTGCTTTCCCTAACAGGCTGCCAGGGAGCATTGTGGAGGATGGGGGGAGCAGGAGTTTCAGGATTTGGGGAGCAGGATGTATACTGGAAATTTGCAAATCTAAAAAAATGTccagaggggacaggggacatACAGGTCCTAGATGCTGTCCAGCATCGGGGAGGGGGGCCAGCTTGGGTACAGGGTCCCCCACTGCCTGGCACCCCCAGAGCCCTGCTGTGCTCCTTTCCCCTGGCCCCAGGGCCAGCTGGGCTCTGAGCAAACGAGGCTGTTTGCTCAAGCCAGGATTAGCTGCTCTCTTTGTTCCTTTGACTTTCTCCTCCCTTTATGCCGGACCCTTTTATGGGGGCTTCAAAGGGGGCTGAGAACcctcaccccatccctggaatcCCAGGTTTGCTTCCTATGACCCCCTCCTATCCTGTGCCAACATCGTGAGGGTGACCACCGTACACATCTGGGTGGCCTGCGGAGACAGCAGCTGTGCCACCCCATCCATGGTCACCCCCCTGGGCCCCCCTGCTGCCTAGCACCTCCAGCTGCCCTTGGCACCTCGGCGAAGTGGGTGCAAACGGCTGCCCCCCTGCAGTGGGATTCCCGGCACTTTGCACCCTGTAAGCAGAGGTGGGAAACTTGGCACCAGGACCCAgccagctgcagagccccatgGCCTCCACCTGGCTTCCTGCCCCATGCCACGCCAGTGCGCTGCCGATCTAAGCCACAGCCATCATGTCCCTCTGGGGTCCCTGAGCCCCGATccagtgctgcagcatccctggcttTGAGCTATAGGGATCACAGcaggccagcagcaggaggtgctCCCCACACACAAccccctctgcctgcctggcatGGGCAGCAGACTCTGGCATTGCCCTTTCCAGGGGAATACCAGGGCAGGGGCCACCACTGCCTGCCAGCTTCTGGCACAGCTAGAAAGGAGCATTTTGGGGTGAAGGGGCTCTTATGGGGACACAGCTGCCCTCCAGCTTCCCCCGATGGGTTCATTTGGGCAATTGTGGGAGCAAAGCAGGGAGGCCAGACCATGGCAGCTCCCCCTGCGTGGCATCATGAAGGGTTATGCACCCAGGGAGGAATGGGGACCCAGGCGCAGCGGCTACGGGAGCGGGGCCAGTGCTGGCAGAGGGGCTGAAGGTGCTGGCGGGACACGTTTGCAACTTGTCACGTCCGCAGAGACAGGACACGGCCATGAGGGGGAAGGCCAGTGGTGTTTGACCTCTGTGCTGGAGGCTCTGGCCACCACCAGCTGGGCTACTAGCCTCACCCTCAGAGCCACGGTGTACACCGGACCCCGTCTGGGCATCCTGAGACTTGCAAGGTGGGCTGCTGGGGGCCGAGCAGGACGCGGGGCAGGCGGAGCAAGGCTGAGGTGTTTACTCTGCCTGTTGTCACCCGGCCAGGCGCTGCCGGGAACTGCCGGCCACAGGGACAGGGGTGGGAGCGTGAGGGCAGGGGTGTGAGGAGGAAGCATGcgggctgcagggagacctgcAGGGAGCGAGAGGATGTAGGCTGGGAGGATTCCCCAAAGGGAAACACACAGGAGGGTTATCTGAACCTGTGCCCCAACATGTGATGCTGGAagcatgtgtgtgcacatgtagGTCTGTGGTGCAtgtgtgtttgggggggggtgtaCATCCATGCCACGCACACACATGTACTGTGTGGACACACACCTGCTCCTGCCCAAAGGGGTGTGAGGGGCTTGCCTTCCCAGAGTCTCTCCTTCCCAAGGTCCTTCACCCACCCCTCTTCAACCAATATCCTTGGTGAAACAGCCTTGTGAGGCACATTCCAGCCAGGCATGTGCTCTATtaccctccccagctccagggctccCCGTGCACTACAGCTCCACCAAAGATCCCTATCTCTCTGACATGTCTTTGGGTGAAGGTCAAGGGAAAGGTGTCCATCTGGGCAAGGGTTATTGGTGTTAGAGCCCACTCTGGGTGAGGGTCACCAGTGTTTGACATCCATGTCCAGGTGAGGATTTTTGGTGGTCTTCATACCTGGCTGTTTCAGACAGGAGCTGGACACCATCAGGGTTGATGATCCTCAGGCCAGCCAATGCGTAGTCACCAATTCCATCTCTTCTGTAGGTACCAGGGTCACCTTTACCCTCTTGCGGGGCACAGCAGAGGCGTTGACCACAGAGGTCCCAGCAGCCGAGCACTCAGGCCAGCAGGCAGGTGCGCAGCCCAGAGGGCTCCCGGGGACGCCCTTCCCGCGCCCCGAGCCAAGGGAGGAAGCGGCCGGAGGCAGGAAGCCGTCCCCCGGGCCCGGGGCCCTGCTGCGATTTTGCTCGAAGGTCAGCGGCGACACAACAGGAAATCGCGCTGCCTCGGCTGGGCAGCCGGGCCGGAGCCAGAGAGCCGCGCTGGGCCGACCCGGGGGCCATCCCGGTCCCTGGCCCCCTGTCCCGGCTGGGTGGCTCGCAGGGAGCCCACAACACCACCATCCCCCATGGAAGGGGGACGGGAGGCGGGGAGCAGCCGCTGGCCCCGGGGTGGAAGATGCAGGGCCGAAGCCCCCAGCTGAACATGGAGCTGAACAGTGAGTGCGTGGCTAAGAGGGGGGATGGGGGTGAGGGGGATGGGGCATTGCCTgggcagcaggggctgtgcccACGCAGCCAGAGCGTCCCCCATATGGGCACCCCAGGAGATGAGCCCCACAGGTGGTGGCTCTGATTTGGCTGAACCCAGCCACTACCAGCACGCAAAGGTAGCCAAGCATCTCTACCGGCCCAGCCTCACGAAATGGGCAGTGCTGAGGACTTCTGGGGGCAGGAATAGTGCCAAGGCAGGAGGACATCTTTAGAGAAGAGGTGCCTGTCACCAGGATGGGCAGACACTGGGCACAGCAGCTGTCCGGCTGAGAGGTGCCCGGGGCAGCAGCATGCTGGCAGGAGAGTCCTGGGCTGGAGCAGACGCAAAGCTTCaggatgctgcagccagggatTTCCCAAAGAGCACGTGTCAGCcggagctgctcctggcacagatcaggaggGCTGGCCCTGCTCTGTGCAGGGAGCGtgtctctgctccctgcctgcagctcagcctggagTCCAGCCCAAAAACCTGCCCCAGAGGCCGTTGTGCAGCCCCTTAGCACATACCACCAGCACAGACACCCCGGCTCTCCAAAAGACCACCAAGCCCCTACACTGACTGACCCAAGGGCATCAGGGccctcctcagcctccctgcACCTCCAACCAAGGGGGCACCAAGGCCACCAGCTGCCTGGGAAGAGGGGCTTCCCCTGCAGGCATTGCCCTGACCTGAAGCTTCCTGGGGAGGGCAGCATGGTGCCCAAAGTCACCTCAccttcctcagggctgctcctccTCACATCCTTCTTCCTGCACCTGGAAGAGGGCCGTGCCAGCCCAACGAGGCTGGTCTGTGACAGCAGACTCATCCAGAAGTACATCGGGGAAGCcaaggagatggagaagagagCAGTGAGTACATggcccccccaaaaaaacccaaggccAGGGAGGAGCACAGCTCCTGGTATCTCACCTCAGCATCTTCTTACCCCTCTAGGGCCAGTGCCAGGCACTGCCAACACTCAGCTGCCCCATGGTGCTGCCCTTGGTGGACTTCAGCCTCCAGCAGTGGAAATCCAAATCGGTGAGAGGGGCTGGAAGGATGGTGTTGGCACCCCCAGGGATGAAGGCACCCCCAGATTGCCACAGGCACCAGAAATGCAGAACAAGGTGCCTGTGGGCATATTGGGTGGTAGAGGGGGGTAGAGGACCCCATCTAGACCTAGGGTGGGCAGAGGAATAAATGAGGGTCCAGCCCACTCACTGCCTGCTCCCCCAGCATGAGACCAAGCAGCAGGAGATACTCTGTGACCTGGCACTACTGGTGGGTGCCGTGGTGGGGGCCCAGGGCCAAGTAACCCAAGAGTGTGGGGCCAGACAGCTGAACCAGCTCTACCAACATGCCaacttcttcctcctgctcctgcagacCTTCAGCTGGGAGGTGAGAGCTCCCCCATGCCATCCAGCCCACCTCTGCACAGGTGCCAGCTGTGCTGGGTACAACAGCTTTTGTCACCCTCCTGTCCTTCTCTTGCCCCTCAGGTAGGACCCTGGCAGCCGGGCTGCTCCCCACGCTCCACAGAGCAGATCCAGGTCACCAGCATCTTCCTCACCTACCGTCAGCTGGTGCAGGGCAAGCTGCGCTTCTTCTTGCACGACCTGGCCAAGGACTTGTGCAAGCCAGGCCAGGGGGGTGGCAGAGACCCTCAGTGTGGAGCCTAGTGAGGCTGTGCACTGTGTTCATCACCCCCCCATCCTGGGCAGAGTGATCCTGCCAGACACAGAGCTGGGCtctgggtgcccagggaggtgccagGGAAAGGGTCTGCTCCTATTCCTTGAGACTTCTGAGACTGCATGGACcagggaggcagagagcagcagaacaCTTGTACCCGGGGGCACAGGCACCTCTACTGTGAATGCTTTACAATTAAAGAGCTATTTTTCTAAAGGGCTGTTtgtctcctcctcttcccctcctgctgtGACGCTGGCAGGGAGACAGAAGAGGCAGCTCCTCAGGGTCTCTCCCCAGcgcccagctccctcctgcggctgctgccagctgtgcagggcagagcagaccCTCAGGCACTGGGTCCTCTGAGCCTCACCCCCCTGCATCCACCttgcctctccccagcctgcCTGGCAGGGCAGGAAAGAGCCCAAAGCAGGTTTGAGAAAGTGGTCCGAGTCCCCTTTGGCCCCCCACAGGCACACCAGCTCCTTGCCAGCCTCATCCCTCAGCCAGCAGACCAGACCTAGAAAACAACATCCCAGTTTAATCAAAGAGGACCCCGGTCAGCCACAGGTGAGCTCAGGCAGTGGTGTCCAGCCCTGAGGCAGACTGGCAGCTGTTTCAGTCCAGCTGTTCCAGTGCAGTGCCAGGTCTGCATGTACTTTTGAaggaagagctgggaggagatgcCCAGCATGGTCTCCATTGGGCCACCAGGCACCTCCCTCCAATGCCAGAAGCAGCTGTAGATCCCAGCAAAAGCCAGAAGAGGCCAGGGTAAAAACAGAGACTGCCCCTTCTTCCCCAGCTGCGGTGGGGCAAAGCAGTAaggctgctggggcaggatTTGGGGTCACAAGGCTGTCTGCTCGCCAACAGAACATCTCTGGGGCAgcccagggaggcaggaggTCTCCTAGAAGGCCAGCTTCTTCATCAGCAGGTAAACCCGAGAGTCCACTTCAAACCCGTGCAGGTTGTTTGCGTCTCCCTGCAGCCGCATGAGCAGCCCCCCGTAGGACACGtaggcagagctggggagggaggagaggagaggtgagaGAGGGGAATCCCACCACAGAGGTGGGTAGGGGTCCCAGTGCTCCCCACCCCACCATCAGGCAGCACTCACAGGCGCGTGGCTGCCTCCGTGGAGGTCTCGTCCCCCTCGATCCGGTACACCTTGCCGTACATCACGTACTCAAACTGGTCTGCCCTGTGGTGGGGTGGTGGTGTTCAGGGGACAGCCAAACCCAGGTGTCCCTACAGATGAGCCTCCCCTGGGAGAAGACACCTGGCAGCTCCTCGGAGCTTCACCTTCTCCCTCACCCACTCCTGCCCGGGTCCTGCCAGGCCCCCATACCTGGAGGGCCTGTCGTCTGTGGGGTTATACTCGCCATCGTCCAGGGTGCCATCTTCATACAAGGTGCTGGCGATGACCAGGCGGAATTTGTCCCCTaggagagggcagaggaagggtgagaaagcagcagcagggacagctggAGCGGCAGCAGCCAAGGATCACCCTGGGGGGGTTAGGCAAAGCCTTGTCCCTGCCTTTAGTCCTCCAACAGGATTGCAGGAAACAAGACATAGATGTCACTGGAtcctccatctccctgctcaCCACAACAGAGCAGACCAGAGCAACCAGGACATCACTGCTGGTGTTTTCATGGGCTACAGCAAGGGCAGTCTGAAAGGGCATAGCTGGAACCTGGGCAGGTACAGAAGACCCTGCAGAACCAGTTCCGGCTCTGTTCACCAAGGGCAAGAGTCTCTTTTCCTCCTGGTTCgcatatttatttcagaaggtCTCAATTCAAGCTTGGTTGCCACCAGTGGAGGCAGTTTCACTACACAATATCTCAGGGGAAGGAGTTGGAGATGAGCCCAAACAGATATGGTGAGGTGAGCCTAAATCTAGGTCAGCCCCAGCACACTGGGAACAGCCAGCACTTCCCATGACCTGGAGACAGCACAGGCCCCCTGGACATCTGAGATGGCTCATTCTTTCCtcacagaaaattcagtgtCCCTCCTCTGAGCAAGTGCCTCTAACCTCACTGCATCCTAATGTGCTCTGGACTAGCAGCTGGATGGCTTACCGAGGTCCACCGGGTAGATCTGGATGTTCACGTCCAGAATAAGGTCCATCTTGAAGGATTCACTCTCACAGTGCAGGCGGGACactggggagagcagcagagtcAGGGACAAGGTCAGAAATGAGGCTGGATAGGCACATGGTCTCAGGGACAGGACGTCCTTGTCCGAGTTAGCATTCGAGCTACATGGGACTGGAGGAGCGCAGAGGCTTCGGGGATCAGTGCACAGCCAGGGAAAGGGAACACGGTGGGGCGAGGAACAGAGCGTACCCGGGGGCCGCGGGGGCTTTGAGGGGCCGGGCTGGGGAAGCAGATGGAAGAGGTCGGTGCCAGAGGAAGGCGAGGGAACGGGGCACAGGGACCACCACCGGCGGGAAGGTCTAAGGAGAAGCAGGGACCGGCGGGGGGAGCAGGCCGGGCTGCGGCGGAGTGGGGGTCGCACAGGACCCCGCTGGGCCCTGCGGGTCTGGGGCGGGCGGGGAGGCAGCGCAGGCACCCACTCACCGCGGTCGAACTTCTTGCCCTCGGGGTCGAT is a genomic window containing:
- the POLR2H gene encoding DNA-directed RNA polymerases I, II, and III subunit RPABC3 isoform X1, which encodes MAGILFEDIFDVKDIDPEGKKFDRVSRLHCESESFKMDLILDVNIQIYPVDLGDKFRLVIASTLYEDGTLDDGEYNPTDDRPSRADQFEYVMYGKVYRIEGDETSTEAATRLSAYVSYGGLLMRLQGDANNLHGFEVDSRVYLLMKKLAF
- the POLR2H gene encoding DNA-directed RNA polymerases I, II, and III subunit RPABC3 isoform X2; this translates as MAGILFEDIFDVKDIDPEGKKFDRVSRLHCESESFKMDLILDVNIQIYPVDLALPTCPTGGCSCGCRETQTTCTGLKWTLGFTC
- the THPO gene encoding thrombopoietin, which encodes MQGRSPQLNMELNRLLLLTSFFLHLEEGRASPTRLVCDSRLIQKYIGEAKEMEKRAGQCQALPTLSCPMVLPLVDFSLQQWKSKSHETKQQEILCDLALLVGAVVGAQGQVTQECGARQLNQLYQHANFFLLLLQTFSWEVGPWQPGCSPRSTEQIQVTSIFLTYRQLVQGKLRFFLHDLAKDLCKPGQGGGRDPQCGA